In Cicer arietinum cultivar CDC Frontier isolate Library 1 chromosome 7, Cicar.CDCFrontier_v2.0, whole genome shotgun sequence, the genomic window TAGCAAGTTGATTAATCATGTAAGCAAaaacaaacaatataaaaacaaatagtTTTGAACAATCAAATAGAAAATTGTTGAATACCTAAGCACAAATAATAATTCAACACAAGCTAGTACTGTCAATATAGAACTAGCAGTTTGTTGAAATTCTGCCACATTACAATGTCATAACACTTCTATAGCCGCTAATTGACAACAATTTTGAGTTTGTACTAAATCACATTTTACATAACAATAGTCTTCTTAGAATACCATTATGCTATAGTGTCgttatttgacaacattgaCGTAAGCTTCCAGTTGAAGGGCATTGAGTATGTTGGAACAAAATGAAAATCACAACTACATTCTTCAAATTTCCCTCCTATATCTATCAAATTTGTTGGTAATTTGGATTATTTTACTAGTTTATCCTTGAAGTGAaagttaatttataattttattgtagaATAATGGGTaagtttgtaaaaaataattaatgcactTGAAAAACTGAAAGGTATCTTATAAAAAGGGACAAAGAATAATTgtaataattcatttaattaaaatatgttaaaaataaaagtgtagTCAAAgtattaatacattaatttagaaataaatttttttaattaaaataagaatggACAAAGAGGTAATATGAGGAATGTCCAAGGGACAAAAAGGAGATTTTCATTCTTTCCCCTCATTTACCCTTTATGGGAAAAATACTCAATAATTCTCTCATTTTTCCCTTCTCCTTCCAGTAACCAGTCTGAAGGGTAGCCCCATTGTTACTGTTCCCTTCTCTTCCAAATCCTCCATTTTTCCCATCTCTTCATGCTTGCGAATCAACTCAAATCAGTGAAGCAATGAGCCCGTCTTCAAGAGGAGCTCGAAGCTGCTTTGGACCaaaatcttcttcttcttctttagtGTCATTTATGTGAGTTATGTTACATTAACTTCTTTTAGCATGTGAGTTTTGGGAATTCATTCACTAAAATTCTTTGCTTTTTGTAGAAAATGTTTTGGGGGCATTATAGGTTAGAAGAAATTAGAGCGTgatgaaatgaatttttttagcaTATATGTGATTTGAAACTGCAcccaaatgattttaaaatgttatgCATGTTGTTTGTTTGATCATTGCATGATTTTTGTGTTGAAAATTTAGGAACCCTCAAGATTTCGAGTAAAGAATTGTAGTTTAATGTGCGAATCTTGTTATTGAATCCAATTAACTTTGCAAAATAGTCcctcaaatttttcaaaaattcagTTTTGacctaaatttaatttttatttttaccctaaattttttaaatgtataaaaatagcctaattttaaaagaacaattcatttatccaaacaacaaaatttagaaataaaagGAATTTAATTGAAGCATTCAAATTTCCTAGAAttctaatttctttaaaatttccAATTACTCCATCCAAATACACTCTTAGCCTTGgacacaaatattaaaaaataataaatttatgtaagtttaatttttttttctccttcattcattagattaaaataaaatttatttaatgtatgttttgaatttttaaggTCACaacagaaaaaatatattttgaactTTAGAAAGTTTCAGaattcaaacttttaaaaatttagaggtttcaatttgatcaaaactttagaaatttctaaaatttttctattttaaaattttagaaatttctgaaattttcctatttcagaagtttcatattaaaaaaattgaaattacattttaaaaatttcaaataaataaagttcaaaaaaaaaaaatactttttttatttcgaACGATTCAAAAATGTTGAGATTTTACCAAAGTTTCCAAAGTGagagtaattttttaaataagtttttatatataataaaaatggtaAAATAATCTTTTCCGGATAAGGAGGGTGATATAgattctgaaaaacaactaaaatCGTCTAAAACAGAACATaacagaaaaaagaaaaaaaaacaaaaaagtaaagaCCCTCGTACTTGTAGAGGGTTTTGACTTTCCATTTTCTCTTACACCAATTGAACTTGTGTTGTCCATTGCAATGACAAACACAAACCACATTTCTTACTTACTCTTGTTCCCTTCCCAGAACTTAATCCATCATTTTACAAAAACCCTTTACTCCAAAATCTATTTCTACCCTTGAAATTCAATACCATCAAACATCGTTTTCTTAAAGCATTTCTCTCCCAAAACGTCACAAAAATCTCACTAAAAGACACGAAGAAAACTCATTTTCAtaattgtttcaacaaatccgAAGATGAGTATCTGTATTGTGAAGGCATCAAGGTGGATGACATTAtggaatttgaaaaatattttttttatttgtacagTAAGCCCCAAATTACTAGAAATGTTGAGGCATATAAGGATGCATTGGAAGGGTTAACATCTATTATTGGTTATGCTATTAAAGCCAACAACAATTTGAAGATTTTGGAACATTTGAGTTTGTTGGGTTGTGGTGTTATGCTTGTTAATGGAAATGAGCTAAAACTGGCTATTCATGCTGGATTTGATCCCACAAGGTTGAGTGTGTGTTGGTGAgagtttataaaatttgattttgagtCTTGTGTTTATTTGGGTGACGTTTATCAAAGGTGATTTTggattgattttataaaattggttAAGGCCTTGTTTGGATTAAAGTGTTTAAGTATACACCATTTCTATACTTAAAGAAAGATAATATAAAGTTAAACtattttaatgtaaattaaaaaaaaaatatttttatatgctATCGTCAGAAACTTATATAGAAAAAGAActtatatagaaaattaaaaaatatttataaatgctATTGTCAAGAACTTATATAGAAAAAGAACTTACATAGAAAATAAGTTGAATATGCCATAAGTTTCTTCAAATAGTTTCACAAATATTTATATCGGTAGATAAGTTCAATTAAGCTATTTCAGATATGTGCGAactataaaaatgattttgaatggAATTGGTGTGTTAAATTGATTCAAATGAATTGAGTAAtggttgaatatttttattctaaaagcAAGTTCGAAGTTTGGTGTAAACCTTTTagtttgaaaatcaagtttgGAACCCGCGTGACTTTAGTTAAGTAATATTTCAAACAATATTGCTTGGTTAAgataaattttactattttagagCTTGAAGAAACATTTTCTCCGTAGAAAATTTCacaatcaaaaaaatattttaagactcaatttcaagtaaaaaaataatattggtgAGGTCAAATATGTGTTCTTATTTTTATCGGAGAGTAAAATTTAGTTTAGTTGTTTAAGAACTGCTTAAATACTAAATGGCAATTTGGATCCACAAAAAGTAAATTAAGCGATCAATGGAGTTATTCtctattgaaaatatttttagataagTGATTTACGGTAGACCAatacttaaaattatttaaaattagaattaaaatgATGAGATACGTTATCTTATGAAATTAGAAGTTCATTATGATCATCACTGATAGTTTCATATAGAGTAATGTTATTGGAATACAAAATTTGacacaaatacaaataaaacatGATCATCACTGTATTTTATATCGTAATGTATCTATGTCATATTTTGTGTCAAGTTTTATGTTTCAATAACATTTCTCTATCATATAATATATTGGGGTTGCAATTTTGTGacttaataatttgatattggTTGTATTTATGGCCCGATTGATGGACATAATAAAAGACAAGATAAAAGTAAGTTATCATATCATGTCTGAATCAAAGGTTTGCTAAACTAATAGgatatgataaatttatttaaaactcaatcatattttatctttttagttgaaatttatatacaaaatatgagttgagaacaaataaaataagaatagtAGTTTACtcaattacttttataaaatataatttaaaacattatattgaaacataataaaatataaatataaatataaaaaaattaatagaatttaatattaaacataaaaaggaaatattaataattaatttaaaaaaatatttatgattttatctcCGGagtagtttttttcttttatataatttaataaattagtaatcaaaattattaaatatgaaaatcatttaaaaattgaaattaaatataatttatttacaagggTAGTTttatcatttacatataatatatatcatataatctttatttaaattatctaacaaataaaatatgattatttatttactcgtgaattttttataaaaataaataaattgtttatttagtagTGCCATTTAAATATGAGTTaagcaataaataaaataagaacagTAATTTACTCAATTgctcttataaaatataatttaaaatataaaattgaaacataataaaaattaaatataaaagaagttctaaaatataaaaaattaaaactaaatataaatataaaaaaaattaatagaatttgatagtaaacataaaaatataatattaataattaatttaaaaaatatttatgattttatcacaagagtattttttatttttatataatttaataaattagtatttaaaattataaaatataaaaatcaattaaaaatttaaatttaatataatttatttacaaggatagttttgttatttatatataatatttatcatatctttatttagattatctaacaaataaaatataattatttggttactcgtgattttttttataaaaaatttaattatttatttagtagtgtcaatgaatattattgaatataaaattatttctattactttattaatattttagtattttttttgttattttataatctttaaaaatataataagtcaatttgaaaaaagaaatattatgtaattattcacggtaaaaattattatttaaatataatatatattttattatgtcataataaaatgtgtatcatatcatattttttatcttatctTACATATCAAATGGACTCTTAGTGAATCAAATTCacgttaatttttgttttttcattatttCACAACTTATCTATTTCAATATAAACAAGAAGGAATTAGATTttagaaaaagataaattattcatcataaaatccctttttctccatttttattCCTACTTTACTTAATATTCTCCGTctattttttaagatttaataCCGAGTCAAGtttaattcaaattatattacaatagaaaaatattattttatttctattagaTTGAAATGTAAAAACAGCCATATATGTCCAGTCCTTTGGAAATAGAACCACTTGAATTGTTGTAGAGATGAAGGCTATGATTGAAACCTTCAATGTATCCATTTCCTTGAACTTTAAGCCCTTTGTTAAAACTGTATGCATATTTAGATCATAACGtttcaatttatatttgtcTAATTACTTTAAACATGCCCAGTGCAGGTACATGCTGCTTTTGACCGTCTTAGTTTTCACTTTGGTTTGGATGCATGAGATCAGATGCCCAATAAACAATACAGAGACATAACTTGTGAAAAAGTAGAGAATTGGATGGCAATAACTTGTAACATGCAGAATTATCTATTGTTTCTTCTTGTTGTATGGAGGGAGGCAATTCAAAATACATGGAGTTTACAGAAGAAAAAGGTATGGTGGAGGTGGAGATTGCTGTAACTAATAATTAAAAGCTGACAACTTTGCCTCTCATCCAAAGTATAAATTCAGATAATATACatgcattatttatatggaggAGTTATCATTTCTTTAGTTGCAGggaaattaaaagaattaatagTTGTATACTCAATTCTAACATTGATTTAAAggcaatatcaattttaaagtaataaacctgttagataaaatataaaaatcattggCATGTCTCTACAGAAGAGTATCAAAGATTTTGAGGTTTCTTTTCTAAGATTAAAAATGACTAGCTTATTTACTCATTTACTtcttaactattttaatttcagATAAGAATTGATTACATGTAAGAAGTACAAGCTCggaattaaataatttaaattaccaACCAAACTAACTACATAAAAATACAAAGAACATTGCTCTATGAAGATTCAACTAAATCCATACCACCTATTTTATAATGAATCCAGAGGTGAAGATATCTCTATGAAGATTTAGCTAAATCCATACCACCTATTTTGAAATCAACGGTGAAGATATCTCCCAAAGTATTTCTCAGGAAAAAATGTGTATACCTTTGAAGCCAGACAGATTTACCAATCTAGAAATGTTGTTGCCAAAAAGTTCTACACAATTATCTTCGTAGTTGCCTCTGCATATACAAATACCAGCTGCATTAAAACCATTCCCTtcgaaaaaatatatatgcatGTATGATAGATCAAAACATTTTTGTCTTTCAacatttaaaaaactaattatattgaatttttatcaataatagaaaaaatgaGTAGGCCGGTAAAAATGTATCAAAAGATTTAAGGAAATCACCATGTCATCACAAGTAAAAACAAAGTTTAATAACTTTACACTTACGTTGTAATAAGCAAGTTTTATATAGACATTTAATCATAATATACCATCTTCTCCGTAGAACCCATTTTGACATAACAAGACAATGAAATATGATTGAACATATTTGTAAAACATATTTACACTGTCGAAttatagttaataaattttaacaaaatatgtgTATCAAACAAGTAAATGTATAGATTTTTTAGCACGTGAAACATTTCTATGAGTATATCGAATAAACATACTCTTGGGGCATTGTGGGCAACTTGCGGCCGTCTATCAGGAGCTCGCTCTGGGTCTGGGATCAACTCTGAACTATCATGCTTGTAGAATGCTTGTAAAGCTCTTCCAATAAATGGGCGAACAATGTTCACTTCCATTgcagataaattttttatctgcAATATACCAAGAATTATGATGTAAATTGTCAGCATAGGAATAAAGATATATGTACCAAAGACCAAAGACATGTATTTTCCAGCAAGATTTTCTCTCCCTCAAAGTGTTGTCAATCGCAAAATGTAGAAAATAGTGGTTAGTTTGATTCCTGCTACACTAGAGCCTCAACTTAACAACAATTTGTACTAAATCTTATATAGCAGAATATTAGTAGTTTGTCCCAATTCCACAACATTATAGTGctattatttgacaacactactCTCACACCAAAACAACTAAAAACTggaaaaataactttaaaatggTAGATGCATTTGCATCCACTTCATCATGCCAATATAAAAAGTGAAAGTCTAAGCGAACCATTATCCCATCTATGTCCACTatatttcaaacaaattttGGAGATAATTACGAGCCTCTCTAAGTAGAATGCAAACTTTGTCATCAATTCTAACACATAGTGGCACTTTAGTTAGAGCTGAAATTGTCTTGTTTGGTGGCTTGCATTCAGTTCAACCTGTCCTAATATGAAAGAGATATGGAGCATAAATCTAAAACattcaaaatctaaaatttttcATAGAGGCAGAACATTGGTTGTGTAAAATACTGTaagtagatcaaaataaaatcctaatataaaaaataaaattacactTCACAATCAGAGTTGCACTCTAGACTTTTACGACCATTGTACCACTGAAAAAACTAGAGAAATTACCTTCACAGCTATTGTACGACCATTGAATCCCTCCAAGTCAGTTTCAACTTTATGAAACCTTACATCTCTGATGTCCTCAATTAGAGACCTCACCTTCACAAGAGAAATAAGCTAAGTGTCAGAAGAAAATCCTGCAGCATATTTCTGGTAAGTCAAACTTCTTTTAACTCACCATGTATGCATCGGGGATGTTGTCACGtgcactaaaaataaaaatagtataattagttagttagttaataTAGTAAAGTAATAGTATCTAACAGAATAAGACATTATTTGTCTCTAAACTTACTGGTCAAAAAGAAGTCTTGAGATTTCTACATAATGAAATGGCAAATGTTCCGACATCTCTTGAGAGTCTCGCTCTACCTCCAACACTTGAGTCAACTTCTCTAGTCACAAACAAATGTGTTGGATTGGAGTAACGTTAAGTCCTAACATCCAGTTATTACTTTTACCAACAAATTTTAAACCGGAAAAAGATCAAAACAGCACTATTGTCCACATGTAAACCACCAACCAAAGAACAGGAAAATTTTAAAGAGCAAGTTGATTAATCATGTAAGCAAAAACaagcaatataaaaacaaatagtTCTAAACAATAAAACAGCAAATTGTTGAATACCTAAGCACAAATCAGAATTCAACACAAGCTAGTGTTGTCAATCCGGAAAatagcaatttgttcaaattctgccaCACTAAAGTGTCATAGCACTGCTATAGCCGCTAATTGACAACACTTTCAAGTTTGTACTAAATCACATTTTGCAAAACTATAGTCTTTGTTAAAATACCACTATGCTATAGTgtcgctatttgacaacactgacGTAAGCTTGCAGTTGAAGGgcattgagtaaaaaaaataacataaaaattgttggaacaaaaatgaaaatcacaACCACATTCTTCAAATATCCTTCCTCTATATTTCTATCCTTTATTCTCATATATATCGCAATTGAGCACCTCTAGTATATGGCCTTGTCCACCAACTAAAACATTGGCATTGTTAGATCAGGGCAACTCAACCACGTTTGTCCGCAATTTTCCACAGAATTAAAGATCGCAATGTAACAAAAACCGCACTTGAAAACCATTTTGGGGATAAAAAACAAGAAAGAAAGCTCACCAACAGTCATCCATTGGGGAGGGCAAATGGAACACTTGCCTCTCTTCTTGAGAGCAATGGCCAACCAAAGCGGTACTTGAGTAACAATTTGTGGCGTAAATGGGCCAAAATCTCCCTGTCGTTGTCATTAATGATAAAACAAATCAATATAGTGCAAAACTGTATGCAAAAAGAAAGAATGTAGAGGCGTTTGAGACTTACAGAGATGAGACAGAGTGGATCCATTTTGAGATTTGGCACGATGTCCACAATCTCGTCCTCAGCGATGAACTCAAGCTAATTTTTTGACAAACAAAACAAAGCcctaatatatattaataattttaaaaaacaatgtgcataatataatattcatttaattcATTCATACCTCCTCTGCTGAAAACAGTGAGAGCTCATGGTCCGATTGCCCAGCCATCTCTAATTTTCAACTTTGAACTCAACAAATGGATACAATTCACAGTTTTACTTCAAACCTAGTGAGAGTTGAAAAAAACatattgattaaataaaaaataaagagatattATAAGGAAACAAACACAGAAATCAAAATTGCAAAGATTAACTTTATAATCATAATATTAGGGTGGACAATCGGTCGGTTACTGTCGGGTTCGACATGAAATCGTTGATCTGAATAAGACCCGAAGAGGAAGAAAATAGATTTGCAAGTGAgtcgataataataattgcgttcggattgatgagtcagaattcttgcttgtcgattttaatagggtgagATACAAAGAcaagccttttattttagcgtcgcaagctcaacaagtatTTTATGTCACTAATCATGTtgatgataaatggtatgttgtcctatcgaccaataaaataagtgatgataacaataatgatgaagatgttggtaatgattttttatttgcaacatcacaaccacatgaaattgattcaactgatgatggtttatatcttagagatgatcatgatcagggaatttggattaatccatcgtttcgtatcgttaatggacaaacaaatgtgaatcccaccaggaaaagaagaaggacatcttcatgtatatgtttaattgttttatataagccatgtaatctaaattgagttcatgtaatttaattgtt contains:
- the LOC101502711 gene encoding DNA replication complex GINS protein PSF2-like, with amino-acid sequence MAGQSDHELSLFSAEELEFIAEDEIVDIVPNLKMDPLCLISGDFGPFTPQIVTQVPLWLAIALKKRGKCSICPPQWMTVEKLTQVLEVERDSQEMSEHLPFHYVEISRLLFDHARDNIPDAYMVRSLIEDIRDVRFHKVETDLEGFNGRTIAVKIKNLSAMEVNIVRPFIGRALQAFYKHDSSELIPDPERAPDRRPQVAHNAPRRQLRR